One part of the Streptomyces lienomycini genome encodes these proteins:
- a CDS encoding aminopeptidase P family protein, which translates to MTGSRPAASFTADDYRARMERAARAAADAGLAGLLVAPGPDLVWLTGYAPTADTERLTLLVLAPGRDPVLVVPALEAADAAKAAGAPALTLRDWTDGKDPYAATATLLDGSGRLGISDNAWAMHLLALQRTLPDTSYASLTEALPMLRAVKDTAELELLAAAGAAADAAFEEIRKVRFGGRRESQVAADLAGLLRRFGHSRVDFTIVASGPNGANPHHEVGDRVIEDGDMVVLDFGGLKDGYGSDTSRTVHVGEPTDEERRVHDLVREAQEAGFRAVRPGAACQDVDRAARTVIADAGYGEYFIHRTGHGIGVTTHEPPYMIEGEERPLVPGMCFSVEPGVYLPGRFGVRIEDIVTVTQDGGRRLNDTTRELVVVE; encoded by the coding sequence ATGACCGGCAGCAGGCCCGCCGCTTCCTTCACCGCCGACGACTACCGGGCCCGCATGGAGCGCGCCGCGCGTGCGGCCGCCGACGCGGGTCTGGCCGGGCTGCTGGTGGCCCCCGGCCCCGACCTGGTGTGGCTCACCGGCTACGCGCCCACCGCGGACACCGAACGGCTCACCCTGCTCGTCCTCGCCCCCGGCCGCGACCCCGTCCTCGTCGTACCCGCGCTCGAAGCCGCCGACGCCGCGAAGGCGGCAGGCGCCCCCGCCCTGACCCTGCGCGACTGGACCGACGGCAAGGACCCCTACGCGGCCACCGCCACCCTCCTCGACGGTTCCGGCCGGCTCGGCATCAGCGACAACGCCTGGGCCATGCACCTGCTGGCCCTCCAGCGGACGCTGCCCGACACGTCGTACGCCTCCCTCACCGAGGCGCTTCCCATGCTGCGCGCCGTCAAGGACACGGCGGAGCTGGAGCTGCTGGCGGCGGCGGGCGCGGCCGCGGACGCCGCCTTCGAGGAGATCCGTAAGGTCCGCTTCGGCGGGCGCCGGGAGTCCCAGGTCGCCGCCGACCTCGCCGGCCTGCTGCGCCGGTTCGGGCACTCCCGGGTCGACTTCACCATCGTCGCCTCGGGGCCCAACGGCGCCAACCCGCACCACGAGGTCGGCGACCGCGTCATCGAGGACGGCGACATGGTCGTCCTCGACTTCGGCGGTCTGAAGGACGGCTACGGCTCCGACACCTCCCGCACCGTCCACGTCGGCGAACCCACCGACGAGGAGCGCCGGGTGCACGACCTGGTCCGCGAGGCGCAGGAGGCCGGCTTCCGCGCGGTGCGGCCCGGCGCCGCTTGCCAGGACGTCGACAGGGCCGCCCGCACGGTCATCGCCGACGCCGGGTACGGCGAGTACTTCATCCACCGCACCGGGCACGGCATCGGCGTCACCACCCACGAACCGCCCTACATGATCGAGGGCGAGGAACGGCCCCTCGTGCCCGGCATGTGCTTCTCCGTCGAGCCCGGCGTCTATCTGCCCGGCCGGTTCGGGGTACGCATCGAGGACATCGTCACCGTCACCCAGGACGGCGGCCGCAGGCTCAACGACACCACCCGGGAGCTGGTCGTCGTCGAGTGA
- a CDS encoding phosphodiesterase produces the protein MLVLAHISDLHLDASPRATERAERVRDLLWRLPGRVDALLVTGDVADHGTEAEYEEAARILGLRDGSAPFPVLVCPGNHDSRAPYRKALLGRPAADGPVNEMRVFDGGAVLMCDSSIPGSDEGELDEETYAWIEASLDGLDADRPALLAFHHPPTALHHPLPDSYRLRNPGRLAALLDRRPSIAGLITGHAHTPAATVFAGRPLMVGPGVTWTLRLPWEGDQIADRDAPVGLAYHVLDDTGLLTSHFRTVT, from the coding sequence GTGCTCGTACTCGCGCACATCAGCGATCTGCATCTGGACGCAAGCCCGCGGGCGACCGAGCGCGCCGAGCGGGTGCGCGACCTGCTGTGGCGACTGCCGGGGCGGGTGGACGCGCTCCTGGTGACCGGGGACGTCGCGGACCACGGCACGGAGGCGGAGTACGAGGAGGCCGCCCGCATCCTCGGACTGCGCGACGGTTCCGCGCCGTTCCCCGTGCTCGTCTGCCCCGGCAACCACGACAGCCGCGCCCCCTACCGCAAGGCCCTGCTCGGCCGGCCCGCCGCCGACGGCCCGGTCAACGAGATGCGCGTCTTCGACGGCGGCGCGGTCCTCATGTGCGACTCCAGCATCCCGGGCAGCGACGAGGGGGAACTGGACGAGGAGACGTACGCCTGGATCGAGGCGTCGCTCGACGGCCTGGACGCCGACCGCCCGGCCCTGCTCGCGTTCCACCATCCGCCCACGGCGCTGCACCACCCCCTGCCCGACTCCTACCGACTGCGAAACCCCGGGCGCCTCGCCGCGCTGCTGGACCGCAGGCCCTCGATCGCCGGGCTGATCACGGGCCACGCCCACACGCCCGCCGCCACCGTGTTCGCCGGGCGCCCCCTGATGGTCGGCCCCGGGGTGACGTGGACGCTGCGGCTGCCCTGGGAGGGCGACCAGATCGCGGACCGGGACGCGCCGGTCGGACTGGCCTACCACGTACTGGACGACACCGGGCTGCTCACGAGCCACTTCCGTACCGTCACGTGA
- a CDS encoding damage-control phosphatase ARMT1 family protein, with the protein MPDTASESAPVILGNEPGSFPHGVLAERHPAIVRQVRDAFPHDPARREALDALLASCADGVIEPLPADADPTGRDRDRWAAWGMDAYAGRSWYDVPWLWAESHFYRRLLDAVGYFGPGPWQGVDPFRPAKLTELDAPETDEELAALDGLDRVPAGERTRALLHGSLWGNRADLGFRLSDRGADTAGKVDALVADDSDTLWSLLPHPATAAAGPTTLCLVADNAGRELVPDLLLVSHLLAEGRVDRAVLHVKPYPYYVSDATPGDVLDALWRLRAAGGAAAAYGDLLWTALADGRVTVRAHPFSCAPLPYADMPGDLREDFAAATVTVLKGDLNYRRLVGDRWWPPTTSFADATAYFPGPVAALRTLKSDVITGLSAATEAALEASGEPRWRTGGTHALIQVRR; encoded by the coding sequence ATGCCCGACACCGCGTCCGAGTCCGCCCCCGTCATCCTCGGCAACGAGCCCGGCTCCTTCCCGCACGGCGTGCTGGCCGAGCGGCACCCCGCCATCGTGCGGCAGGTGCGGGACGCGTTCCCCCACGACCCCGCACGGCGCGAGGCGCTCGACGCGCTCCTCGCGAGCTGTGCCGACGGCGTGATCGAACCGCTGCCCGCCGACGCCGACCCCACCGGCCGCGACCGGGACCGCTGGGCGGCCTGGGGCATGGACGCGTACGCCGGCCGCTCCTGGTACGACGTGCCCTGGCTGTGGGCCGAGAGCCACTTCTACCGCCGGCTCCTCGACGCCGTCGGCTACTTCGGCCCCGGCCCCTGGCAGGGCGTCGACCCCTTCCGGCCCGCCAAGCTCACCGAACTGGACGCGCCGGAGACCGACGAGGAACTCGCCGCGCTCGACGGCCTGGACCGCGTGCCGGCCGGCGAACGCACCCGGGCCCTGCTGCACGGCTCGCTCTGGGGCAACCGCGCGGACCTCGGCTTCCGCCTCTCCGACCGGGGCGCCGACACCGCCGGGAAGGTGGACGCACTCGTCGCCGACGACAGCGACACCCTCTGGTCCCTGCTCCCGCACCCCGCGACGGCCGCCGCGGGCCCGACCACCCTGTGCCTCGTCGCCGACAACGCCGGCCGCGAACTCGTCCCCGATCTCCTCCTCGTCTCCCACCTGCTCGCCGAGGGCCGGGTCGACCGGGCGGTGCTGCACGTCAAGCCGTACCCGTACTACGTCTCCGACGCCACGCCCGGCGACGTGCTCGACGCCCTGTGGCGCCTTCGCGCGGCGGGCGGCGCCGCGGCCGCGTACGGCGACCTGCTCTGGACCGCGCTGGCCGACGGCCGCGTCACCGTCCGCGCCCACCCCTTCTCCTGCGCGCCGCTGCCGTACGCGGACATGCCCGGCGACCTGCGCGAGGACTTCGCCGCGGCCACCGTCACCGTCCTCAAGGGCGACCTGAACTACCGGCGCCTGGTGGGCGACCGCTGGTGGCCGCCGACCACCTCCTTCGCGGACGCCACCGCGTACTTCCCCGGCCCCGTCGCCGCGCTGCGCACCCTGAAGTCCGACGTGATCACCGGCCTGTCCGCCGCGACCGAGGCGGCGCTGGAAGCGAGCGGCGAGCCGCGCTGGCGCACCGGCGGGACGCACGCGCTGATCCAGGTCAGGCGCTGA
- a CDS encoding substrate-binding domain-containing protein: MSTTPPPLHFPGRLRAAALAAAVCLLAAGCSALGGDEDDPAADAAGGDGTDPMKIVMVTHGGEGDAFWDRVRKGAEAAAAKDGVELTYAGDADTADQADLVRDAVRDKADGIAVTLAKPQAMKAPVAEAKAAGIPVVGLNSGIDAWRSTGLLEYFGQDESVAGRAVGDKLNDLKAEHALCVIHERGNVALEARCAGVKKTFKGESEMLYVEGTDMKAVGAAVTARLRQNPGIDEVVMNGAAFALTAVESVREAGSDAEVATFDLDNDLVDAVKSGDIQFAVDQQPYLQGYLAVDALWLYRTNGNVSGGGVAPVLTGPAFVTRTNADAVAEFAAGGTR, encoded by the coding sequence ATGAGTACAACTCCCCCGCCCCTTCACTTCCCCGGACGGCTGCGCGCCGCGGCCCTCGCCGCGGCCGTCTGTCTGCTGGCGGCCGGCTGCTCCGCCCTCGGCGGCGACGAGGACGACCCGGCCGCGGACGCCGCGGGCGGGGACGGCACGGACCCGATGAAGATCGTCATGGTCACCCACGGCGGTGAGGGCGACGCCTTCTGGGACCGGGTGCGCAAGGGCGCGGAGGCGGCGGCCGCCAAGGACGGCGTCGAGCTGACCTACGCCGGTGACGCCGACACCGCCGACCAGGCCGACCTGGTGCGGGACGCCGTCCGCGACAAGGCCGACGGCATCGCCGTGACGCTGGCCAAACCGCAGGCGATGAAGGCACCGGTGGCCGAGGCGAAGGCGGCCGGGATCCCCGTGGTCGGCCTCAACTCCGGTATCGACGCCTGGCGCTCCACCGGACTCCTGGAGTACTTCGGACAGGACGAGAGCGTCGCGGGCCGGGCCGTCGGCGACAAGCTGAACGACCTCAAGGCCGAGCACGCCCTGTGCGTCATCCACGAGCGCGGCAACGTCGCCCTGGAGGCCCGCTGCGCGGGGGTGAAGAAGACGTTCAAGGGCGAGAGCGAGATGCTGTACGTCGAGGGCACCGACATGAAGGCGGTCGGCGCGGCCGTCACGGCCCGGCTGCGGCAGAATCCCGGCATCGACGAAGTCGTCATGAACGGCGCGGCGTTCGCCCTCACCGCGGTCGAGTCGGTCCGCGAGGCGGGCAGCGACGCCGAGGTCGCCACCTTCGACCTGGACAACGACCTGGTCGACGCCGTCAAGAGCGGGGACATCCAGTTCGCCGTGGACCAGCAGCCGTACCTCCAGGGGTACCTGGCGGTGGACGCGCTCTGGCTGTACCGCACCAACGGCAACGTCAGCGGCGGTGGAGTGGCCCCCGTGCTGACCGGCCCCGCGTTCGTCACCCGGACGAACGCCGACGCGGTCGCCGAGTTCGCCGCGGGCGGCACCCGGTGA
- the cyc2 gene encoding germacradienol/geosmin synthase Cyc2, translating into MTQQPFELPHFYLPHPARLNPHLDEARAHSTTWAREMGMLEGSGVWEQSDLDAHDYGLLCAYTHPDCDGPALSLITDWYVWVFFFDDHFLERFKRSQDRAAGKAHLDRLPLFMPLEGATGMPEPRNPVEAGLADLWTRTVPAMSADWRRRFAVATEHLLNESMWELSNINEGRVSNPVEYIEMRRKVGGAPWSAGLVEYATAEVPAAVAGTRPLRVLMETFSDAVHLRNDLFSYQREVEDEGELSNGVLVLETFFGCTTQEAAELVNDVLTSRLHQFEHTAFTEVPAVALENGLTPPEVVAVGAYTKGLQDWQSGGHEWHMRSSRYMNKGERPLAGWQALTGPGTSAADVGALLAAAAAQRARPYTHVPYQKVGPSVIPDIHMPYPLELSPALEGSRRHLSQWCRSMGILSEGVWDEDKLESCDLPLCAAGLDPDATQDQLDLASGWLAFGTYGDDYYPLVYGHRRDLAAARLTTARLSACMPLDGEPAPPPANAMERSLIDLWARTTAGMTPEERRPLRKAVDDMTEAWVWELSNQIQNRVPDPVDYLEMRRATFGSDLTLGLCRAGHGPAVPPEVYRSGPVRSLENAAIDYACLLNDVFSYQKEIEYEGEIHNAVLVVQNFFGVDYPAALTVVQDLMNQRMRQFEHVVAHELPVVYDDFQLSDEARTIMRGYVADLQNWMAGILNWHRNVPRYQAEYLAGRTHGFLPDRIPTMPVPVPARMPMPMPMQRSSPVPTP; encoded by the coding sequence ATGACGCAACAGCCCTTCGAACTCCCGCACTTCTACCTGCCGCATCCCGCGCGGCTGAACCCGCATCTCGACGAGGCCCGCGCCCACTCGACGACGTGGGCGCGCGAGATGGGCATGCTGGAGGGCTCCGGGGTCTGGGAGCAGTCCGACCTCGACGCCCACGACTACGGCCTGCTCTGCGCCTACACTCACCCCGACTGCGACGGGCCGGCCCTCTCCCTCATCACCGACTGGTACGTGTGGGTGTTCTTCTTCGACGACCACTTCCTGGAGAGGTTCAAACGCAGTCAGGACCGCGCCGCGGGCAAGGCCCATCTGGACCGGCTCCCCCTGTTCATGCCACTCGAGGGGGCCACCGGGATGCCCGAACCCCGCAACCCGGTCGAGGCCGGTCTCGCCGACCTGTGGACCCGCACGGTGCCCGCGATGTCGGCCGACTGGCGCCGCCGCTTCGCCGTCGCCACCGAGCACCTGCTCAACGAGTCCATGTGGGAGCTGTCCAACATCAACGAGGGACGGGTCTCCAACCCCGTCGAGTACATCGAGATGCGCCGCAAGGTCGGCGGCGCCCCCTGGTCGGCCGGGCTCGTGGAGTACGCGACGGCCGAGGTGCCCGCGGCCGTCGCCGGGACCAGGCCGCTGCGGGTGCTGATGGAGACGTTCTCCGACGCCGTGCATCTGCGCAACGACCTCTTCTCCTACCAGCGGGAGGTCGAGGACGAGGGCGAGCTGAGCAACGGGGTGCTGGTCCTGGAGACCTTCTTCGGCTGCACCACCCAGGAGGCCGCCGAGCTGGTCAACGACGTCCTCACCTCGCGGCTGCACCAGTTCGAGCACACCGCGTTCACCGAGGTGCCCGCCGTCGCCCTGGAGAACGGCCTGACCCCGCCCGAGGTCGTCGCCGTCGGCGCGTACACCAAGGGCCTCCAGGACTGGCAGTCCGGCGGCCACGAATGGCACATGCGTTCCAGCCGCTACATGAACAAGGGCGAGCGCCCCCTGGCCGGCTGGCAGGCGCTGACCGGGCCCGGCACCTCCGCCGCGGACGTGGGCGCGCTGCTCGCCGCGGCGGCCGCCCAGCGCGCCCGCCCCTACACCCACGTGCCGTACCAGAAGGTCGGCCCGTCCGTCATCCCCGACATCCACATGCCCTACCCGCTGGAGCTGAGCCCCGCCCTGGAGGGCTCCCGGCGGCACCTGTCCCAGTGGTGCCGGAGCATGGGCATCCTCAGCGAGGGTGTCTGGGACGAGGACAAGCTGGAGAGCTGCGACCTCCCTCTGTGCGCCGCCGGCCTCGACCCGGACGCCACCCAGGACCAACTCGACCTCGCCTCCGGCTGGCTGGCCTTCGGCACGTACGGCGACGACTACTACCCGCTCGTCTACGGCCACCGCCGGGACCTCGCCGCCGCCCGCCTGACCACCGCGCGCCTCTCGGCGTGCATGCCGCTCGACGGCGAGCCCGCCCCGCCGCCCGCCAACGCGATGGAACGCTCCCTGATCGACCTGTGGGCGCGTACCACGGCCGGGATGACGCCCGAGGAGCGGCGCCCGCTGAGGAAGGCCGTCGACGACATGACCGAGGCCTGGGTGTGGGAGCTGTCCAACCAGATCCAGAACCGTGTCCCCGACCCGGTGGACTACCTGGAGATGCGCCGCGCCACCTTCGGCTCCGACCTCACCCTCGGCCTGTGCCGCGCCGGACACGGCCCGGCGGTGCCGCCCGAGGTCTACCGCAGCGGTCCCGTCCGCTCCCTGGAGAACGCGGCGATCGACTACGCCTGCCTGCTCAACGACGTCTTCTCGTACCAGAAGGAGATCGAGTACGAGGGCGAGATCCACAACGCGGTCCTCGTCGTGCAGAACTTCTTCGGCGTCGACTACCCGGCCGCCCTCACGGTCGTGCAGGATCTGATGAACCAGCGCATGCGCCAGTTCGAGCACGTCGTCGCACACGAACTCCCCGTCGTCTACGACGACTTCCAGCTGTCCGACGAGGCGCGGACCATCATGCGCGGCTACGTCGCCGACCTGCAGAACTGGATGGCCGGCATCCTCAACTGGCACCGGAACGTGCCCCGCTACCAGGCCGAGTACCTGGCGGGACGCACCCACGGCTTCCTTCCGGACCGGATCCCGACCATGCCCGTGCCCGTACCCGCGCGCATGCCCATGCCCATGCCCATGCAGAGGAGCAGTCCCGTTCCGACGCCCTGA
- a CDS encoding sensor histidine kinase: MPGVTLTAVWGVTTIQMFSEGLRLRAQTELSRDTGAMGTEAALALQKERSLSAARLADPGGDRSELDAQREKSDEAVAQLVSQSEAIESAPDRVSDRLYSVLGSLGSLEYYRNQVDDPSDITAEQALDQYTAIVDEQIHAFQELSQVDDGDLTSQAGPLVAIEHAAELVSQEDARLTLAGPSGRMDAAQWQRFSQLVHTRRWLVQDQILPALSGSAKAQTERILASPEWQTLQKVEDEVLAARAAGGDDRIDLPDVRQRWAPAMAKVSEQYRQLIGEQTDGLLDRSADEARGLLITAASLSAGGLVALVLCVVMSWRITRSLSRRLRGLRLATLSLAEERLPDVVARLERGETVDVESATPPLDYGRDELGQVAQAFNTAQRTAVHTAVELADTRRGFQKVILGIARQSQNLVNMQLGKLDALEREHTDPEILKGLYELDSTASQLRRYEENLVIISGEQPRRTWREPVSLVDILRSAVGEVAEYQRVELHTDEEVALAPPAVADVIHLLAELIDNATAYSPAPNPVGVRAALVAKGLAVEIEDRGLGLSEEDYASFNAQLAVAPQFDVVALAGDLRLGMFVVARLAHRHGITVTLRSSPYGGTTAIVLIPHDIVVREPVGGADGPRAAGTLEASGDRAPGRAAAPAAPSSAASGAGADPAAGAAPVRSSRPAPAPRSSAAGSPDAARGGATGTPGGPAPLPRRVPQTSLAAELRDDDHGAGRDARTGDYADFTAERAASSLAGFQRGTLRAQTGEDADDTGTDADDAQVLSSAAPSTPTTDRRTPTKDTR; encoded by the coding sequence GTGCCCGGCGTCACCCTGACGGCCGTGTGGGGTGTCACGACGATCCAGATGTTCTCGGAGGGCCTGCGGCTGCGCGCGCAGACGGAGTTGAGCCGTGACACCGGCGCCATGGGCACCGAGGCGGCCCTCGCCCTGCAGAAGGAGCGCAGTCTGTCCGCCGCCCGGCTGGCCGACCCGGGCGGCGACCGGTCGGAACTGGACGCGCAGCGCGAGAAGTCGGACGAGGCGGTCGCCCAGTTGGTGAGCCAGTCCGAGGCGATCGAGAGCGCGCCCGACCGGGTGTCGGACCGGCTGTACTCGGTGCTCGGCTCGCTGGGCAGCCTGGAGTACTACCGCAACCAGGTGGACGACCCCAGCGACATCACCGCCGAGCAGGCCCTCGACCAGTACACCGCGATCGTCGACGAGCAGATCCACGCCTTCCAGGAGCTCTCCCAGGTCGACGACGGCGACCTCACCTCGCAGGCGGGGCCGCTGGTAGCCATCGAACACGCCGCCGAGCTGGTCTCCCAGGAGGACGCCCGGCTCACCCTGGCCGGGCCGTCCGGCCGGATGGACGCGGCACAGTGGCAGCGGTTCTCCCAGCTGGTCCACACCCGGCGCTGGCTCGTCCAGGACCAGATCCTGCCCGCGCTGAGCGGCAGCGCGAAGGCGCAGACCGAGCGGATCCTCGCGAGCCCCGAGTGGCAGACCCTCCAGAAGGTCGAGGACGAGGTCCTCGCGGCCCGTGCGGCGGGCGGGGACGACCGGATCGACCTGCCGGACGTGCGTCAGCGGTGGGCCCCCGCCATGGCGAAGGTCTCCGAGCAGTACCGGCAGTTGATCGGGGAGCAGACCGACGGGCTGCTCGACCGCAGCGCCGACGAGGCACGCGGGCTGCTGATCACGGCCGCCTCCCTCAGCGCGGGCGGCCTGGTCGCCCTGGTGCTCTGCGTCGTCATGTCCTGGCGCATCACGCGCTCGCTGTCCCGGCGGCTGCGCGGGCTGCGACTGGCCACCCTGAGCCTGGCCGAGGAGCGGCTGCCCGACGTGGTGGCCCGGCTGGAGCGTGGTGAGACGGTCGACGTGGAGTCGGCGACCCCGCCGCTGGACTACGGGCGCGACGAACTCGGCCAGGTCGCGCAGGCGTTCAACACGGCCCAGCGCACCGCCGTGCACACCGCCGTCGAACTCGCCGACACCCGGCGCGGCTTCCAGAAGGTGATCCTGGGCATCGCCCGGCAGAGCCAGAACCTCGTCAACATGCAGCTCGGCAAGCTGGACGCCCTGGAGCGCGAGCACACGGACCCCGAGATCCTCAAGGGCCTGTACGAACTGGACTCCACGGCGAGCCAGCTGCGGCGCTACGAGGAGAACCTCGTCATCATCAGCGGCGAGCAGCCCCGGCGCACCTGGCGGGAGCCCGTGTCGCTGGTCGACATCCTGCGCAGCGCCGTCGGCGAGGTCGCCGAGTACCAGCGGGTGGAGCTGCACACCGACGAGGAGGTGGCCCTCGCCCCGCCGGCGGTGGCCGACGTGATCCATCTGCTGGCCGAGCTGATCGACAACGCGACCGCGTACTCCCCCGCCCCCAACCCGGTCGGGGTGCGGGCGGCGCTGGTGGCCAAGGGCCTGGCCGTCGAGATCGAGGACCGCGGGCTCGGGCTGTCGGAGGAGGACTACGCGTCGTTCAACGCCCAGTTGGCGGTGGCACCGCAGTTCGACGTGGTGGCGCTCGCCGGTGACCTGCGGCTCGGCATGTTCGTCGTCGCCCGCCTCGCGCACCGGCACGGCATCACCGTCACGCTGCGCTCCTCCCCGTACGGCGGGACCACGGCGATCGTGCTGATCCCGCACGACATCGTGGTGCGCGAGCCGGTGGGCGGGGCGGACGGCCCGCGGGCCGCCGGGACCCTCGAAGCGTCCGGGGACCGCGCCCCCGGCCGGGCCGCCGCCCCGGCCGCCCCGTCCTCCGCCGCCTCCGGGGCGGGAGCGGATCCGGCGGCGGGCGCGGCACCCGTACGGTCGTCCCGGCCCGCGCCCGCGCCCCGGTCCTCGGCGGCAGGTTCTCCCGACGCCGCACGCGGCGGTGCCACCGGCACGCCGGGCGGACCGGCGCCGCTGCCCCGCCGCGTGCCGCAGACCAGCCTCGCCGCGGAACTGCGCGACGACGACCACGGCGCCGGCCGGGACGCCCGGACCGGCGACTACGCCGACTTCACGGCCGAGCGCGCCGCCTCCTCCCTCGCCGGATTCCAGCGCGGCACGCTGCGGGCCCAGACCGGCGAGGACGCGGACGACACCGGCACAGACGCCGACGACGCCCAGGTCCTCTCCTCCGCCGCCCCCTCGACCCCGACCACCGACCGCAGAACGCCGACGAAGGACACGCGATGA
- a CDS encoding aminoglycoside phosphotransferase family protein → MTQAPTPTADTVRRLVRSLLGGSTEPDVRPVAEGVEAGTWWVGARHVLRLAPDRETAVRRRRELRLRELVRPYVPVALPTSVAHGEWAPGLTYTLDARVPGGSGEDHAVSALGEADLAALLTGLREVPVRQAETLGTPRAAPRSLETLRQTAERAAQRLAAADEFDAARPERLTREAAAQLGVQPGAAALVHHGLTGEHLVVSVDGRLRGVLGWSDAVLGDPAEDIAGLALSVGSPAAVRAATLAGYGARPCLRGLWLARCDAVVQLAGALAGRPAEPLSLPPLGTRLRRAWEPILLERVTELRGNGPSDPA, encoded by the coding sequence ATGACCCAGGCACCGACACCCACCGCGGACACCGTCCGCCGACTGGTCCGCTCCCTGCTGGGCGGGAGCACGGAACCCGACGTCCGGCCGGTCGCCGAGGGCGTGGAAGCCGGCACGTGGTGGGTCGGCGCCCGGCACGTACTGCGGCTGGCCCCCGACCGGGAGACCGCGGTGCGCAGACGCCGCGAACTGCGCCTGCGCGAACTGGTCCGGCCGTACGTCCCGGTCGCGCTGCCGACGAGCGTGGCGCACGGCGAGTGGGCGCCGGGACTCACGTACACGCTGGACGCCAGGGTGCCCGGCGGTTCGGGCGAGGACCACGCCGTGTCCGCCCTCGGCGAGGCGGACCTCGCCGCGCTGCTCACCGGCCTGCGCGAGGTGCCGGTCCGTCAGGCGGAGACACTCGGCACCCCGCGTGCGGCCCCGCGTTCCCTGGAAACCCTGCGGCAGACCGCCGAGCGGGCCGCCCAACGCCTCGCCGCCGCCGACGAGTTCGACGCCGCGCGGCCGGAGCGGCTCACCCGGGAGGCGGCGGCCCAGCTCGGCGTCCAGCCGGGCGCGGCGGCCCTCGTCCACCACGGGCTGACCGGCGAGCACCTCGTGGTCAGCGTCGACGGCCGGCTGCGCGGCGTCCTCGGCTGGAGCGACGCGGTCCTCGGCGACCCGGCCGAGGACATCGCCGGGCTCGCCCTGTCCGTCGGCTCACCGGCCGCCGTCCGTGCCGCCACCCTCGCCGGTTACGGAGCCCGGCCCTGCCTGCGCGGCCTGTGGCTGGCCCGCTGCGACGCGGTCGTCCAGCTCGCCGGAGCACTCGCGGGCCGGCCCGCCGAGCCGCTGTCCCTGCCCCCGCTCGGAACCCGGCTGCGACGCGCCTGGGAACCGATCCTCCTGGAGCGGGTGACGGAACTGCGCGGGAACGGCCCGAGCGACCCGGCCTGA
- a CDS encoding ScbR family autoregulator-binding transcription factor — protein sequence MARQARAEQTRATIVGAAADLFDRHGYESTSLSEIVAHAGVTKGALYFHFAAKEDLAHAIMEIQSRTSRRLARDLDGRGYSSLEALMRLTFGMARLCEEGPVLRAGLRLATGGVPVRPPLPHPFTEWREIATSRLLDAVRQSDVHPDIDVDSVAHTLVCSIVGTRVVSGTLEPAGRQPRRLAEMWYILIRGMVPVTRRARYLTLAARLEQETGTP from the coding sequence ATGGCGAGGCAGGCACGCGCCGAGCAGACCCGCGCGACGATCGTCGGTGCCGCGGCCGACCTGTTCGACCGGCACGGCTACGAGTCGACCAGCCTGAGCGAGATCGTCGCCCACGCCGGGGTCACCAAGGGCGCCCTGTACTTCCACTTCGCGGCCAAGGAAGACCTCGCCCACGCCATCATGGAGATCCAGTCCCGCACCTCGCGCCGGCTGGCGAGGGACCTGGACGGGCGGGGCTACTCCTCGCTGGAGGCGCTGATGCGCCTCACCTTCGGCATGGCCCGGCTGTGCGAGGAGGGCCCCGTGCTGCGGGCCGGGCTGCGGCTCGCCACCGGGGGAGTGCCGGTCCGGCCGCCGCTGCCGCACCCCTTCACCGAGTGGCGGGAGATCGCCACCTCCCGGCTCCTGGACGCCGTCCGGCAGTCCGACGTGCATCCGGACATCGACGTCGACTCCGTCGCCCACACCCTGGTCTGCTCCATCGTCGGCACCCGCGTCGTGAGCGGCACCCTGGAACCGGCCGGACGCCAGCCCCGCCGCCTCGCCGAGATGTGGTACATCCTGATCCGCGGCATGGTCCCGGTGACCCGGCGGGCCCGCTACCTCACCCTCGCGGCCCGTCTGGAACAGGAGACGGGCACGCCCTGA